In the Duncaniella freteri genome, one interval contains:
- a CDS encoding YfbM family protein produces the protein MGMLGVYMLADEATIERLSNDEDLFEAVEEYGDESTTIAYDIDKLWDGLHFLLTGVSAQETIENDPLSEAIVGTKIFDCEDFIAYTYPNHIKDIVDALNKADIEVLIESMDLSKFRKAKIYPNIWVKKDEKQLKAELKKEFLNLKAFYENALNSQTGVLVSIY, from the coding sequence ATGGGAATGTTAGGAGTTTACATGTTGGCTGATGAAGCAACAATAGAAAGGCTTTCAAATGATGAAGATTTATTTGAAGCTGTTGAAGAATATGGAGATGAGTCAACAACTATTGCCTATGATATTGATAAGTTATGGGATGGGCTTCATTTCTTACTAACTGGAGTGTCCGCACAAGAAACAATTGAAAATGATCCTTTAAGTGAAGCCATTGTAGGCACTAAAATTTTCGACTGTGAAGATTTTATAGCATATACATACCCTAATCATATTAAGGACATTGTTGATGCACTAAACAAGGCAGATATAGAGGTTCTTATAGAAAGTATGGATTTATCCAAGTTTAGAAAAGCTAAAATATATCCAAATATCTGGGTGAAAAAAGATGAAAAACAACTAAAAGCGGAATTGAAAAAAGAGTTTCTGAATTTGAAAGCCTTTTACGAAAACGCATTAAACTCCCAAACTGGAGTTTTAGTAAGTATTTACTAA
- a CDS encoding BatD family protein, whose translation MQIYCILISALLSVVRVYASTTADSVYFHIKADTMREIRAGQVVELTYALVNAQFDSVSPPVFNSSIEVIEGPKSHEGSSYAIINGVGRKSRESGFSYIVQFRQSGEVELPSASVKAGNRTYTTPECRVTVHPAVVDMNKLKCSLKVERMAGGYAKYCATLTCNACPDQNPPLLSINGKIFRPTRKSFSISNGKEEYVYEYFFNDDSYEVSCEELTFGGKPYSVKPKKGKLAGADFLIAIVVTGALFELAWWLACRRRYREDKDALLAEFVLEKKALPLTVSWAYTHYGVSHTLLLFSVLFLATTGVAIYTDSLFMSVFFWLGIAFVPLAYLSYRHQRRKLDFQSIPTTLDEQAIYDRIYNLAATYDWDVDHYGEDCIVAHTNPAIWHLTWGEQIFIVFDKGQVWVNSVNDLNKRTSPFSFGYAKRNVRRIRDALTQSAAIRD comes from the coding sequence ATGCAAATCTACTGTATATTGATATCCGCATTGTTGTCGGTAGTTCGGGTGTACGCTTCGACTACAGCAGACTCTGTGTATTTCCACATAAAGGCTGACACGATGCGGGAGATCCGTGCGGGACAAGTGGTGGAACTGACGTATGCGCTGGTCAATGCACAATTCGATTCGGTTTCTCCTCCGGTATTCAACAGCAGCATTGAAGTGATAGAAGGTCCGAAGTCACATGAAGGCAGTAGCTACGCCATTATAAACGGAGTGGGAAGAAAGAGCCGTGAAAGCGGATTCAGTTATATTGTGCAGTTCAGACAGAGCGGAGAGGTCGAACTCCCTTCCGCATCCGTAAAGGCAGGCAACCGGACATATACCACCCCGGAATGCCGTGTAACCGTACATCCTGCCGTAGTGGATATGAACAAACTGAAATGCAGTTTGAAGGTGGAACGTATGGCCGGCGGTTACGCAAAATACTGTGCCACGCTGACCTGCAATGCCTGTCCCGACCAGAACCCGCCACTGCTGTCCATCAACGGGAAAATATTCCGACCTACCCGCAAGTCCTTTTCAATTTCCAACGGCAAGGAAGAATACGTTTACGAGTATTTCTTTAACGATGACAGTTATGAGGTGTCCTGCGAGGAGCTGACCTTTGGTGGCAAACCATATTCCGTCAAACCGAAAAAAGGCAAATTAGCCGGTGCGGACTTCCTTATTGCCATCGTGGTTACAGGCGCATTGTTCGAGTTGGCATGGTGGCTTGCTTGCAGACGTCGCTACCGAGAGGATAAGGATGCCCTTCTTGCCGAATTCGTGTTGGAAAAGAAGGCTCTGCCTCTGACTGTAAGCTGGGCGTATACCCATTATGGCGTATCGCACACGCTATTGCTTTTTTCCGTGCTGTTTCTTGCCACAACGGGAGTTGCGATCTATACAGACAGTCTGTTCATGTCTGTCTTTTTCTGGCTCGGTATTGCGTTTGTGCCGCTTGCTTATCTGTCATATCGCCACCAGCGGCGCAAGCTGGATTTCCAAAGCATACCGACCACGCTGGACGAGCAGGCGATTTACGACAGGATATATAATCTGGCGGCAACTTATGACTGGGATGTTGATCATTACGGTGAGGACTGCATCGTGGCGCATACCAATCCCGCCATCTGGCATCTGACATGGGGAGAGCAGATTTTCATCGTGTTCGACAAAGGACAGGTATGGGTCAACAGTGTGAATGACCTGAACAAGCGTACTTCGCCATTCTCGTTCGGTTATGCCAAACGGAATGTTCGAAGAATAAGGGACGCACTGACACAGAGTGCAGCTATTAGAGATTAG
- the ppdK gene encoding pyruvate, phosphate dikinase has protein sequence MKRVYTFGDGKAEGNASMRNLLGGKGANLAEMNLLGMPVPPGFTITTEVCTEYTQYGRDEVVSRLEDEVKAAIAHVENLTGKKFNDPANPLLVSVRSGARASMPGMMDTVLNLGMNDETVASLAEKSGNPRFAWDSYRRFVQMYGDVVLGMKPKTKTDIDPFEEIMDKKKEEKGVKLDTELDVEDLKDLVKLFKAAVKEYTGKDFPDNAWEQLWGGICAVFDSWMNERAILYRRMNQIPEEWGTAVNVQAMVYGNMGDNSATGVAFSRDAATGENMFNGEYLINAQGEDVVAGIRTPQQITVEGSRRWAALQGISEDVRKEKYPSLEEAMPVCAAELIAIANKLESYYKDMQDMEFTIQDGKLWMLQTRNGKRTGAAMVKIAMDLFRAGEIDDKTVLMRMEPQKLDELLHPVFDKAALKRANVVAKGLPASPGAASGQIVFSAEEAESWAEKKRKVILVRIETSPEDLRGMAVAQGILTMRGGMTSHAAVVARGMGKCCVSGAGEIRVDYKAKTVEMAGKTYNEGDWISLNGSTGEVYDGQVPTVMPELGGDFGQVMNFASKYTHTLVRTNADTPRDAKQARYFGAQGIGLCRTEHMFFEGDRIKAVREMILASDVEGRRAALAKLLPIQRGDFEGIFEAMDGFGVTIRLLDPPLHEFVPHQTATQKELAEQMGITLEEVKAKVDSLEEFNPMLGHRGCRLGITYPEITEMQARAIIEAALAVKARGIDVHPEIMIPLVGSLKEIQNQANIIHSTATKVFEETGNTVAYKVGTMIEVPRAALVANQIAEVAEFFSFGTNDLTQMTFGFSRDDAPKFLKFYKENGIIKTDPFEVLDQEGVGQLVEMGVKKGRATNPDLKVGICGEHGGEPSSVKFCAKLGMNYVSCSPFRVPIARVAAAQAAIED, from the coding sequence ATGAAAAGAGTTTATACGTTTGGAGATGGCAAGGCCGAGGGTAATGCCTCAATGCGCAATCTCCTTGGTGGCAAGGGTGCTAACCTTGCTGAAATGAACCTTTTGGGAATGCCTGTTCCCCCCGGTTTCACCATCACCACCGAAGTATGTACCGAATACACACAGTATGGACGTGACGAGGTTGTCAGCCGTCTTGAGGATGAAGTAAAGGCAGCCATCGCTCATGTTGAGAATCTTACCGGCAAGAAGTTCAATGATCCTGCCAATCCCCTTCTCGTATCAGTTCGTTCAGGCGCGCGCGCTTCAATGCCCGGTATGATGGACACCGTCCTCAACCTCGGCATGAATGACGAGACTGTGGCTTCTCTCGCAGAAAAGAGTGGCAATCCTCGTTTCGCATGGGACAGCTACCGCCGTTTCGTTCAGATGTATGGCGACGTGGTTCTCGGCATGAAGCCCAAAACCAAGACCGACATCGATCCTTTCGAGGAGATCATGGATAAGAAAAAAGAGGAAAAGGGCGTTAAGCTTGACACAGAACTTGACGTAGAGGATCTCAAAGACCTCGTTAAGCTCTTCAAGGCTGCTGTAAAGGAATATACAGGCAAAGACTTCCCCGATAATGCCTGGGAGCAGCTTTGGGGTGGCATCTGTGCTGTATTTGACAGCTGGATGAACGAGCGTGCAATCCTTTATCGTCGTATGAACCAGATCCCTGAGGAATGGGGAACTGCCGTTAACGTTCAGGCTATGGTGTATGGCAACATGGGTGATAACTCCGCTACTGGCGTTGCTTTCAGCCGTGATGCAGCAACTGGCGAAAACATGTTCAACGGTGAATACCTTATCAACGCTCAGGGCGAGGATGTCGTAGCCGGTATCCGTACTCCTCAGCAGATCACTGTTGAGGGCTCACGCCGTTGGGCTGCCCTTCAGGGTATCTCAGAGGATGTCCGTAAGGAAAAATATCCTTCTCTTGAAGAGGCAATGCCTGTATGTGCCGCTGAGCTCATTGCTATTGCTAACAAGCTTGAAAGCTATTATAAGGACATGCAGGATATGGAGTTCACTATCCAGGATGGAAAACTTTGGATGCTCCAGACTCGTAATGGCAAGCGTACAGGTGCCGCTATGGTGAAGATCGCCATGGACCTTTTCCGTGCAGGAGAGATTGACGACAAGACTGTCCTTATGCGCATGGAGCCTCAGAAGCTCGACGAACTTCTTCACCCTGTATTTGACAAGGCTGCCCTCAAGCGTGCCAATGTTGTAGCAAAGGGTCTCCCCGCTTCACCCGGTGCAGCTTCAGGTCAGATCGTATTCTCCGCAGAGGAGGCTGAATCATGGGCCGAGAAGAAACGTAAAGTCATCCTTGTCCGCATCGAGACCTCTCCCGAGGACCTTCGTGGCATGGCTGTTGCTCAGGGTATTCTCACAATGCGTGGCGGTATGACATCTCACGCTGCTGTGGTTGCTCGTGGTATGGGCAAGTGCTGTGTGTCAGGCGCAGGTGAAATCCGCGTTGACTACAAGGCCAAGACTGTAGAAATGGCAGGAAAGACCTATAATGAAGGTGACTGGATCTCTCTCAACGGTTCTACCGGCGAGGTTTACGACGGTCAGGTACCCACTGTTATGCCTGAACTTGGCGGTGACTTCGGTCAGGTAATGAACTTTGCCTCCAAATACACCCACACTCTCGTTCGCACAAATGCCGACACTCCACGCGATGCCAAGCAGGCTCGTTACTTCGGTGCTCAGGGTATCGGTCTGTGCCGTACAGAACACATGTTCTTCGAGGGCGACCGTATCAAAGCTGTTCGCGAAATGATCCTTGCAAGCGATGTAGAAGGTCGTCGTGCCGCTCTCGCTAAATTGCTCCCCATACAGCGTGGTGACTTTGAAGGCATATTTGAAGCTATGGACGGCTTCGGAGTTACCATCCGTCTCCTCGATCCCCCATTGCATGAGTTCGTGCCTCACCAGACAGCCACCCAAAAGGAGCTTGCCGAGCAGATGGGCATCACTCTTGAAGAGGTAAAGGCAAAGGTAGACTCTCTCGAAGAGTTCAACCCGATGCTCGGACACCGTGGTTGCCGTCTTGGCATCACCTATCCTGAGATCACTGAAATGCAGGCTCGCGCTATTATCGAGGCTGCTCTTGCAGTGAAGGCTCGCGGTATTGATGTTCATCCCGAAATCATGATCCCCCTTGTTGGCTCACTCAAGGAGATCCAGAATCAGGCAAACATCATCCACTCCACAGCTACTAAGGTATTCGAAGAAACCGGCAACACTGTAGCATACAAAGTCGGCACAATGATTGAAGTTCCTCGTGCTGCTCTTGTGGCAAATCAGATTGCTGAGGTTGCCGAATTCTTCTCATTCGGAACAAACGACCTCACACAGATGACATTCGGCTTCTCTCGTGACGACGCTCCCAAATTCCTTAAGTTCTATAAAGAGAACGGCATCATTAAGACAGATCCATTCGAAGTTCTTGATCAGGAAGGCGTAGGTCAGCTCGTAGAGATGGGTGTCAAGAAAGGTCGTGCTACCAACCCCGATCTCAAAGTCGGTATCTGTGGTGAACATGGCGGCGAACCTTCATCTGTTAAGTTCTGCGCTAAGCTTGGCATGAACTATGTATCTTGCTCACCTTTCCGTGTGCCCATCGCCCGCGTAGCAGCGGCCCAGGCAGCCATAGAAGATTAA
- a CDS encoding ATPase — MILIFDSGSTKTTVAKVSDSDTLAEFIPLSRGINAMTVKNGELKGLISECDALLSDAEHVGEVYYYGAGCATDEACERIRTDLSLLFRNSRIEVSSDMLGAARAACGNSAGIVGILGTGSNSCLYDGRDIVENVSPLGYILGDEGSGAVLGRLFLGRLLKGQFCNDVLKDFKNDCSFSIPEIITQVYRESRPNAFLASFAPFILKCCRYQDVNRFVIDEFRRYIRYNLLNYTGFGVLPVNFIGSIAENFHSQLSEAMQAEKGVMGRVIQSPISALAHFHSHAL; from the coding sequence ATGATCCTGATATTTGACAGCGGGAGCACCAAGACTACGGTTGCAAAGGTCAGTGATTCCGACACCTTAGCCGAGTTTATACCTCTTTCAAGAGGCATCAATGCCATGACCGTAAAGAATGGGGAGCTAAAAGGCTTGATCTCAGAATGTGATGCGTTGCTCAGTGATGCTGAGCATGTGGGTGAGGTATATTACTATGGCGCAGGCTGTGCTACCGATGAGGCATGTGAAAGGATAAGGACAGACCTGTCATTGTTATTCCGTAATTCAAGGATTGAAGTCTCCTCCGATATGCTCGGTGCTGCCCGGGCTGCATGCGGTAATTCAGCAGGGATTGTTGGCATTCTCGGCACAGGTTCTAACTCCTGCCTGTATGACGGCAGGGATATAGTAGAGAATGTCTCCCCACTCGGATACATTCTCGGTGACGAAGGGAGCGGTGCCGTTCTTGGAAGATTGTTTTTAGGGAGATTACTAAAAGGTCAATTCTGTAATGATGTGTTAAAAGACTTTAAGAATGATTGTTCTTTCAGTATCCCTGAGATAATTACACAAGTTTACAGAGAGTCACGTCCCAACGCGTTTCTCGCTTCCTTCGCTCCATTCATTCTGAAATGTTGCCGCTATCAGGATGTCAACAGATTTGTTATCGATGAATTTCGAAGATATATACGGTACAATCTCTTGAATTACACCGGATTCGGCGTACTCCCTGTGAATTTTATAGGCTCTATTGCTGAAAATTTTCACTCTCAGTTGTCAGAAGCAATGCAGGCAGAGAAAGGTGTCATGGGGCGTGTGATACAGTCTCCGATATCAGCTCTTGCACATTTTCACAGCCACGCCCTCTGA
- a CDS encoding exo-beta-N-acetylmuramidase NamZ domain-containing protein, translating to MMSLLMGSVALLAVAGSCSQAVSEPTSPVAETVLATGNAIVVRPGIEVLAENGFKQLQGKRVGLITNPTGVDNNLRSTIDILAEAPGVRLTALFAPEHGVRGDYVAGASVANDVDKKTGVPVYSLHGRTKKPTPEMLRNVDILVYDIQDIGCRSYTFISTMGLAMEAAANAGKEFMVLDRPNPLGGVRVEGNLVEKGRESFVGQYPIPYIYGLTPGELAEYLNNEGLLGAGVSVDLTVIPMDGWQRNMTFSQTGMPWVLPSPHIPTTDAALLYPATGIMGELSYVSIGVGYTLPFSLAAAPWIDAQKLSERLNDIGIPGIEFRPIYYKPFYGQFKNDNVAGVQVYIKDAANAPLSIIQFYVMQELASMYPSHKAFATAAPSRVRMFDQVCGSAKVRQLFTKRYKVDDMIDFWEQDARQFKEKSSKYYIYK from the coding sequence ATGATGTCTTTATTAATGGGCAGCGTTGCGCTCTTAGCTGTTGCAGGATCATGCTCCCAAGCTGTCTCTGAACCTACATCACCTGTGGCGGAAACAGTGCTGGCGACTGGCAATGCAATAGTGGTACGACCCGGAATTGAAGTGCTTGCCGAAAACGGATTCAAACAGTTGCAAGGCAAGCGTGTCGGACTGATCACAAATCCTACCGGAGTTGACAATAACCTGCGCTCTACCATAGATATTCTTGCTGAGGCACCAGGTGTAAGACTTACTGCGCTGTTTGCTCCGGAACATGGTGTGAGAGGTGACTATGTGGCAGGAGCTTCTGTTGCAAATGATGTTGACAAAAAGACTGGTGTACCGGTGTATTCTCTTCACGGCCGAACAAAGAAACCTACCCCAGAAATGTTGAGAAATGTCGATATTCTTGTATATGACATTCAGGATATAGGATGCCGCAGCTATACATTCATATCCACGATGGGATTGGCTATGGAGGCAGCCGCCAATGCAGGAAAAGAGTTTATGGTGCTTGATCGTCCGAATCCTCTTGGAGGAGTGCGAGTCGAAGGGAATCTTGTGGAGAAAGGAAGGGAATCTTTTGTAGGACAATACCCGATACCTTATATATATGGGCTCACTCCGGGAGAGCTTGCAGAGTATCTAAATAATGAAGGTCTTTTAGGTGCCGGTGTATCCGTTGATCTGACGGTGATACCGATGGATGGGTGGCAACGCAACATGACATTTTCTCAGACCGGGATGCCCTGGGTACTCCCCTCTCCTCATATACCGACTACAGATGCGGCTCTGCTTTATCCGGCTACAGGTATCATGGGCGAGTTGAGTTATGTGTCAATCGGTGTCGGATATACTCTTCCTTTCAGCCTTGCGGCCGCCCCATGGATCGATGCACAGAAACTATCCGAACGATTGAATGACATTGGCATTCCCGGAATCGAATTTCGACCGATATACTACAAGCCATTCTATGGTCAGTTCAAGAATGATAATGTTGCCGGAGTGCAGGTTTATATAAAAGATGCAGCCAATGCCCCTTTGAGTATAATCCAGTTCTATGTTATGCAGGAACTGGCTTCCATGTATCCTTCCCATAAGGCTTTTGCCACAGCCGCCCCTTCAAGGGTAAGAATGTTTGATCAGGTGTGCGGATCTGCCAAGGTCCGTCAACTTTTCACTAAACGTTACAAGGTTGACGATATGATCGATTTCTGGGAGCAGGATGCCCGACAATTCAAAGAAAAATCATCAAAATATTATATCTATAAATGA
- a CDS encoding MFS transporter: protein MSKSINSTCAKRSPWAWVPTLYFAQGLPYIAVMTLSVIMYKRLGVSNTDIALYTGWLYLPWVIKPFWSPFVDIISTKRQWVIIMQWFVAIAFAGIAFALPVQFFFSLTLAVFWLVAFVSSTHDIAADGYYMLALTEHEQSFYVGIRSTFYRIASVAGQGALVVVAGCIEESTGDIPFAWGVVFFVLSAMFLFFAVYHSWALPKVEIRNTKRNYTFNDVTKEFVRIFVAFFRKKQAGLAILFMLLYRLPEAQLIKLINPFLLDASSIGGLGLSTSEVGIVYGTVGIIGLTAGGIIGGILAAKKGLHYWLKPMAWSMSLTCLTFVYLSWASEPSLLTINTCVFIEQFGYGFGFTAYMLYLIYFSEGEFSTAHYSICTGFMALGMMLPGMAAGWIQETIGYRYFFIWTMICCIATIGVTYLLKINPEFGKKH, encoded by the coding sequence ATGAGTAAATCAATCAATTCCACTTGCGCCAAGCGGTCACCATGGGCGTGGGTGCCTACACTATACTTTGCTCAAGGGCTTCCATATATCGCGGTGATGACCCTCTCTGTGATAATGTACAAAAGATTGGGTGTCTCCAATACCGACATAGCCCTTTATACAGGGTGGCTTTATCTGCCATGGGTTATAAAACCGTTCTGGAGTCCGTTTGTCGACATAATATCAACCAAACGCCAATGGGTCATCATTATGCAATGGTTTGTGGCAATAGCTTTTGCCGGGATAGCGTTTGCATTGCCAGTGCAGTTTTTCTTTAGTCTTACACTTGCTGTGTTTTGGCTCGTGGCATTCGTGTCGTCCACTCACGACATTGCTGCCGACGGCTACTATATGCTGGCACTTACGGAACATGAACAATCATTTTATGTGGGCATACGCTCCACATTCTATCGTATAGCATCAGTTGCCGGACAAGGAGCTCTTGTCGTGGTGGCAGGATGCATTGAAGAGAGCACCGGAGATATCCCTTTTGCATGGGGAGTGGTATTTTTTGTACTGTCTGCCATGTTTCTGTTTTTTGCCGTTTATCATTCCTGGGCTCTTCCCAAGGTGGAGATCAGAAACACAAAAAGGAATTACACTTTTAATGATGTGACAAAAGAATTCGTAAGAATTTTTGTCGCCTTTTTCAGAAAGAAGCAAGCCGGACTTGCGATCCTCTTCATGTTACTGTATCGGTTGCCTGAAGCGCAACTTATAAAGCTAATAAATCCTTTTCTTCTTGATGCAAGTTCCATCGGGGGGCTTGGCCTTTCCACATCAGAAGTAGGAATTGTGTATGGGACTGTAGGAATTATAGGATTGACGGCAGGAGGTATTATTGGTGGCATATTGGCTGCAAAAAAGGGATTGCATTATTGGCTTAAACCTATGGCATGGAGCATGTCGCTCACCTGCCTGACTTTTGTATATCTCAGTTGGGCAAGTGAGCCGAGCCTGCTGACAATAAATACATGTGTGTTCATCGAGCAGTTTGGTTACGGATTCGGATTTACAGCCTATATGCTCTATCTCATATATTTCTCAGAAGGAGAATTCTCTACGGCACACTACAGTATCTGCACAGGTTTCATGGCTCTTGGCATGATGCTGCCAGGTATGGCTGCCGGTTGGATACAGGAAACCATCGGATACCGTTATTTCTTTATTTGGACAATGATATGCTGCATTGCTACTATCGGCGTCACATATTTGCTGAAGATCAATCCGGAATTCGGGAAGAAACATTGA